Part of the Pseudomonadota bacterium genome is shown below.
CGGGTCAGGCATGGCCGCGATCCTGCCCCGGGCAAGCGCTGAGACCGATGCCTTCAAGCCCGTCACCCAGTCGGTCGGCTCCGGCCCGTTTCGGTTCCTGCCCGAGCTCTGGCGCATCGGCAACTCCGCCGCCTGGGAGCGAAACCCCGACTATATGCCGCGCGCCGAGCCGCCGAACGGGCTCGCCGGCGGCAAAGTGGCGAAGCTCGACCGCATCGAGCTCAAATATCTTCCCGACGCCGGCACCCGCGCCAATGCGCTGAAGGCGGGCGAGATCGATCTCATCGACCTCTTGCCGGTCGATCTGGTGGCCGTGCTGCGCCCGGACCGGAATATCGTCGTGGACCGGCTTTCGCCCTTCGGCGGCGAGGGCGTCATCCGCATGAACCACCTGCAGCCGCCATTCGACAATCTGAAGGCAAGGCAGGCATTGGCCCTCACCGTAGTGCAGGCGGAATTCATGGGTGCCGCCTATGGCGATCCCGCCTGGTGGGAGCCGAGCTGCTTCTCCTGGTTCGTCTGCGGTTCTCAGAACGGCACCGCGGCGGGGTCCGAGCCTTATCGCCAGCAGGATCTCGCCCGCGCCAAGGAGCTGCTGGCGGAGTCCGGCTATCGGGGCGAGCCGATCGTGATCGTGACCGCCGCCGATGTGCCCTCGCAATATGCGATGGCGCAGGTGGCCGCCGCCAATCTCCGCAAGATCGGTGCCGCCGTCGACCTGCAGATCGTCGATTTCGGCCAGGTGATGGTGCGGCGGGAGAACCGCAATCCGCCCGCCGCCGGCGGCTGGAACCTGATCGTGCTCGGCTTCAACGGCATGTTCCTCTCCTCGCCGATCACCAACCCGGCGATCGATTCCCGCTGCGGCGAGGCGCTGTTCGGTTGGCCATGCGACGAGACGGTGGAGCGGCTGCGCACCGAGTATATGAACGAGGCCGATGCCGAGAGGCGCCGGCCGATCCTGGAGGCGCTGTCGCGGGCCGCCTGGGCCTCGCTACCCTCGGTGCTGACCGGGATGTACTACAACGCCTATGCTTGGCGCAGCGACGTCAAAGACTTGCTCCACGCCACCCAACTCGTGTTCTGGAACGTCGACAAGGTGCGATGACCCCGGTCACGCCGCCATCCAAGCGCGCACCGTCTTGACCCAAGGGCTCTCCCGGCGGCCGCCGTCGATGCTGATCTGGAAATGGTCGAAGCCTTCGAACACCTGATGCTCGACGCGGCATTTCTCTCGCTTGAGAGCCTCGACCATGGGCATGCCGGTGGTCATGACGTGATCCAGATCGCGGCTGCCCCAGGCGATGTAGAACGGCACGGCGTTGCCGGCGACATGGCTGATTGGGCTCGCCTGAGCCGCGTCCTCGGGCCGGGCGAGCAGGTCTTTGCCGCGTTTCTCCAGATCGCCCAGCTCGAACTTGAAGGTGGCGCTCACCGGAAAGCAGGCGCGGAGCGCGGCTAGCGGCACGCCGGCAGCCGCTAGCAGGTCCCGGCGCAAGGCAGCGAGGCTGGCAAGATGCCCGCCGGCGGAGTGTCCGCCAATGAACAGGCGCTCCGGGCTGCCGCCATAGCGCGCGATATTTCCATGCACCCAGGCGAGGGCCGCGACCGAGTCTTCGAGAGGTGCGGGGAACCGCACCTGGGGCAACAGCCGATAAGAGACGGAGACGAAGATCGCCGGCAGATCGGTGAATGAGGGGGCCATGTACCCCATCCATTCCTTGTAGCCGTTCGACCAGCCGCCGCCATGGAGGAACACCAGCACGGGCAGATCGCGGAGCCCGGTTGCCTCGGGCAGATAGAGATCGAGGCGCTGCCAATAGTCTTCCCCATAGGCGATATCGAGGGCCACGCGGCTGGAGCGGGCTACTTGGCGCGATCGCTCCAGGATCTCGGCGGCATAGGCCTGTGCTGCCGGCCCCATCTTTTCCTGCGACTGCACCGGCAGACTGTCGAACGCCATGAAGCCTCTTCCTTTGCTCGGCCCGCTCGACCGTCGGCGGGCGCCGCCTTCGCCCCTAACGCACCTCGACGTCGTCCCAGAACCCGAAGCGCTGGGCGACCTGCTTCATCTTGGGGAGCGGCGCCTCGTAGGACCAGGCGGCGCGTTCGTGGCGTGCCCCATCGATCACCACGTCGTAGAACTGCACGCCATGCGGGCAGGCGTGATCCGACTCCGTCTTCGGGGCCTTCTTCAGCCATTCGGTACGCACCGCGGCGCTGGGGAAATAGTGATAGCCGCCGCACTCGACGATGTCGGCGCTCTCGGCGACCACGTGACCGTTCAGGACTGCCTTCATGCCGGATCCTCCTTCGCTAACCCAGTCTAGGATGTGGGGCCTGGGCCGACGCCCCGTCAAGGGAGAGAAATCATGACGGCGCGCTCGGCGCCGTCGCCGTCGTCTGCCGCTTGGCCGCCTCCTCGGCGATCAGTTCCTTCTTCGACAGCTTGCCGATGAGAGTTTTCGGCAAAGCGTCGCGGAACTCGATTTCGCGCGGCATCTCGATCGACGACAACCGCTCCTTCAAGAACGCCTTCAAGGTCTCTGCGTCGAGAACCGCACCGGTCTTGAGCTTGCAGAACGCCTTCGGACTCTGGCCGCGATAGCTGTCGGGGACGCCGATGACGGTCGCTTCCTCCACCGCCGGATGCTGGTAGATCGCCTCTTCGATGTTGCGGGGGTAGACGTTGTAGCCGCCGCAAAGGATGAGATCCTTGATGCGGTCGACGATGAAGACATAGCCGTCCTCGTCCATGCGGCCGACATCGCCGGTGCGCAGGAGCCCGTCGATGAAGACCTGGGCGGTCGCCTCCGGTTGCCGCCAGTATCCCGCCATCACCTGCGGGCCGCCGATGCAAATCTCGCCGCGATCGCCCAGCGGCACCACGCGGTGCGGGTCCTCGAGATCCCTAAGCTCGACCCTGGTGCCGGGGAACGGCAAGCCGATGGAGCCTTCCTTGTTCAGCCCATAGAGCGGGTTGCAATTGCTGACCGGCGAGGTCTCGGTCAAACCGTAGCCCTCCACCAGCTTGCAGCCGGTCAAGGCCTCGAAGCGCTGCTTTACCTCCAACGGCAGGGGCGCCCCGCCGGAGAGGCAGTTTTCGATCGAGGCGAGGTCGTAGCGTCCGTCGGCATTGGCTGTATTGATGGCGGTGTACATCGTCGGCACGCCGGCCATGAAGGTCGGGCGCTTCTTGTGGATGGTGCGGAGCACCGTCTTGATCTCGAAGCGCGGCAGCATGATGATCGCGCCGCCCAGCGCGATGCCGACATTCATCAGCACCGTCATGGCGAAGACATGGAAGAACGGCAGCACCGACAGGAGGCGGACCCGCCCATACTCGACGCGGGTGAACCAGAGCCGGCATTGCTCGACATTGGCGGAGAGGTTGCGGTGGGTCAGCATCGCCCCCTTGGGCGTGCCGGTGGTGCCGCCGGTGTACTGCAAGACCGCGACCGCCGTGGCCGGATCGATTGCGACCGGCGCATAAGCGCCGTCATTGGCGATGAGGTCGGCAAAGCGCACATGCCCGGGACCCGCGGCAATGCGCGCGAGGTCGTGGCGCCGAACCCAGGGAAACAGCAGGCGCTTCAGCCCCGGCAGCGCATCGGCCATGGAGCACACGACGATGGTCTCGAGCGCGCTCTGGCCTCGCTGCTGCGCCAGCTTCGGATAAAGCACCTCGAGGTCGAGCGTCACCATGATGCGCGACTGGCTGTCGTCGATCTGCTTTTTCGTCTCCGGGGGAGCATAGAGCGGATTGAAATTGACCACGGTGCCGCCCGCCTTGAGCACCGCGTAGTA
Proteins encoded:
- a CDS encoding ABC transporter substrate-binding protein — its product is MRAWIFVVAPMLLASVAGSAEPPKVLRYAPAADLTSLDAQTNGALVTAEYGMMVYDTLFSMDATLVPRPQMIEAYTVAPDGLSYALTLRAGLKFHDGAPVTSADVIPSIRRWMKRDPLGRKMDAALAAFEADGSGGFRMTFKTRFPFVEMALAWTGSGMAAILPRASAETDAFKPVTQSVGSGPFRFLPELWRIGNSAAWERNPDYMPRAEPPNGLAGGKVAKLDRIELKYLPDAGTRANALKAGEIDLIDLLPVDLVAVLRPDRNIVVDRLSPFGGEGVIRMNHLQPPFDNLKARQALALTVVQAEFMGAAYGDPAWWEPSCFSWFVCGSQNGTAAGSEPYRQQDLARAKELLAESGYRGEPIVIVTAADVPSQYAMAQVAAANLRKIGAAVDLQIVDFGQVMVRRENRNPPAAGGWNLIVLGFNGMFLSSPITNPAIDSRCGEALFGWPCDETVERLRTEYMNEADAERRRPILEALSRAAWASLPSVLTGMYYNAYAWRSDVKDLLHATQLVFWNVDKVR
- a CDS encoding alpha/beta hydrolase — encoded protein: MAFDSLPVQSQEKMGPAAQAYAAEILERSRQVARSSRVALDIAYGEDYWQRLDLYLPEATGLRDLPVLVFLHGGGWSNGYKEWMGYMAPSFTDLPAIFVSVSYRLLPQVRFPAPLEDSVAALAWVHGNIARYGGSPERLFIGGHSAGGHLASLAALRRDLLAAAGVPLAALRACFPVSATFKFELGDLEKRGKDLLARPEDAAQASPISHVAGNAVPFYIAWGSRDLDHVMTTGMPMVEALKREKCRVEHQVFEGFDHFQISIDGGRRESPWVKTVRAWMAA
- a CDS encoding DUF427 domain-containing protein; protein product: MKAVLNGHVVAESADIVECGGYHYFPSAAVRTEWLKKAPKTESDHACPHGVQFYDVVIDGARHERAAWSYEAPLPKMKQVAQRFGFWDDVEVR
- a CDS encoding long-chain fatty acid--CoA ligase, with amino-acid sequence MSPHYPPDISWDAPIPSVSLGELLDRSVERFGHLPAIDFLDRIITYAELGRLVARATKGFQALGVGPGVQVGLYLPNCPYSVICYYAVLKAGGTVVNFNPLYAPPETKKQIDDSQSRIMVTLDLEVLYPKLAQQRGQSALETIVVCSMADALPGLKRLLFPWVRRHDLARIAAGPGHVRFADLIANDGAYAPVAIDPATAVAVLQYTGGTTGTPKGAMLTHRNLSANVEQCRLWFTRVEYGRVRLLSVLPFFHVFAMTVLMNVGIALGGAIIMLPRFEIKTVLRTIHKKRPTFMAGVPTMYTAINTANADGRYDLASIENCLSGGAPLPLEVKQRFEALTGCKLVEGYGLTETSPVSNCNPLYGLNKEGSIGLPFPGTRVELRDLEDPHRVVPLGDRGEICIGGPQVMAGYWRQPEATAQVFIDGLLRTGDVGRMDEDGYVFIVDRIKDLILCGGYNVYPRNIEEAIYQHPAVEEATVIGVPDSYRGQSPKAFCKLKTGAVLDAETLKAFLKERLSSIEMPREIEFRDALPKTLIGKLSKKELIAEEAAKRQTTATAPSAPS